One window of the Shewanella litorisediminis genome contains the following:
- the ispB gene encoding octaprenyl diphosphate synthase, with the protein MDLNAIRQLADADMQAVNQLIYKQLESDVALINQLGFYIINGGGKRLRPLLSVLAARAVNYNGEGHLKLAAIIEFIHTASLLHDDVVDESTLRRGRETANALFGNSASVLVGDFLYTRSFQMMTELGSMKVLQVLADATNVLAEGEVLQLMNCNDPNTTEDSYMRVIYCKTAKLFEAATRLAAVLAGSDEKVEEALADYGKYLGTAFQLIDDLLDYTSDAEELGKNIGDDLAEGKPTLPLIYAIGHGNEHEQALIRTAIEKADGTDAIEEILTALHRCGALDYTRRRAEEEADKAIAALSVLPEGDFKMALESLARIAVSRSN; encoded by the coding sequence ATGGATTTGAATGCCATTCGACAGCTGGCCGACGCCGATATGCAGGCAGTCAATCAGCTGATCTACAAACAACTGGAATCCGATGTTGCCCTCATCAACCAGCTGGGCTTTTACATTATTAATGGAGGCGGCAAACGTTTGCGCCCTCTGTTATCGGTATTGGCCGCCCGCGCCGTTAACTATAATGGTGAAGGTCATCTCAAACTCGCCGCCATTATCGAGTTCATCCATACGGCCTCACTGCTCCACGATGACGTAGTGGATGAGTCTACATTGCGTCGGGGCCGTGAAACCGCCAACGCCCTCTTTGGCAACAGTGCCAGCGTGCTGGTGGGTGACTTCCTTTATACCCGCTCTTTCCAGATGATGACCGAGCTTGGCAGCATGAAGGTGCTGCAGGTGCTGGCCGACGCCACCAACGTGTTAGCCGAAGGGGAAGTGCTGCAGTTAATGAACTGCAACGATCCCAACACCACTGAAGACAGCTACATGCGGGTCATCTATTGTAAAACCGCCAAGCTGTTTGAAGCGGCCACCCGTCTTGCCGCCGTACTGGCAGGCAGTGATGAAAAGGTCGAAGAGGCCCTTGCCGACTACGGCAAGTATCTGGGCACGGCCTTCCAGCTGATTGATGACTTGCTGGATTACACCAGCGACGCCGAAGAGCTTGGCAAGAACATCGGTGACGATCTCGCCGAAGGTAAGCCTACCCTGCCACTGATTTACGCTATCGGCCATGGCAACGAGCACGAGCAAGCCCTCATTCGTACCGCCATTGAAAAAGCCGATGGCACAGACGCCATTGAGGAAATCCTAACAGCCCTGCATCGCTGCGGCGCACTGGATTACACCCGCAGACGCGCAGAAGAAGAAGCAGACAAGGCCATTGCGGCCCTCAGCGTCCTGCCGGAAGGTGACTTTAAGATGGCGCTCGAGTCACTGGCCAGAATCGCAGTCTCCCGCAGTAACTGA
- the ung gene encoding uracil-DNA glycosylase, with the protein MAVACWQDFIAAESEKPYFKSLTEFVAAERQSGKTIYPPEEEVFAAFEHTPLEKVRVVLIGQDPYHGAGQAHGLCFSVKPGIKPPPSLVNMYKELSTDIPGFETPSHGYLLPWAKQGILMLNTVLTVEEGKAHSHAKAGWETFTAAALKLLNEREAPIVFVLWGSHAIKKGKGITAPQHQVLSGVHPSPLSAYRGFFGCGHFSKINELLQAQGGEPIDWRL; encoded by the coding sequence ATGGCCGTTGCATGCTGGCAGGACTTTATTGCCGCCGAATCTGAGAAACCCTACTTTAAATCCCTCACCGAATTTGTCGCCGCAGAGCGTCAAAGCGGCAAAACCATTTATCCTCCCGAAGAGGAGGTGTTCGCTGCGTTTGAGCACACGCCGTTGGAGAAGGTGCGGGTGGTACTGATAGGTCAGGACCCCTACCACGGTGCCGGTCAGGCCCATGGCTTGTGTTTTTCAGTCAAACCCGGCATTAAGCCGCCGCCCTCCCTGGTGAACATGTATAAGGAGCTCAGCACGGATATTCCCGGCTTTGAAACCCCGTCCCACGGCTACTTGTTGCCCTGGGCCAAACAAGGGATTTTGATGCTTAACACCGTGCTAACGGTAGAGGAGGGCAAGGCCCACTCCCACGCCAAGGCGGGTTGGGAAACCTTTACTGCGGCCGCGCTTAAGCTGCTCAATGAGCGTGAGGCGCCCATCGTCTTTGTGCTTTGGGGGAGCCATGCCATCAAGAAGGGCAAGGGCATTACCGCACCTCAGCATCAGGTGTTGTCGGGTGTGCATCCATCGCCCTTGTCAGCTTATCGTGGCTTTTTTGGTTGTGGCCACTTTTCAAAAATCAATGAGCTATTACAGGCTCAGGGCGGTGAGCCCATCGACTGGCGCTTGTAA
- the rpmA gene encoding 50S ribosomal protein L27 gives MAHKKAGGSTRNGRDSESKRLGVKRFGGESVLAGNIIVRQRGTKFHAGVNVGIGRDHTLFALTDGKVKFEVKGPNNRKFVSIEE, from the coding sequence ATGGCACACAAAAAAGCTGGCGGTTCTACTCGTAACGGCCGCGATTCAGAAAGCAAACGTCTTGGTGTAAAGCGCTTCGGCGGCGAATCAGTTCTGGCTGGTAACATCATTGTTCGTCAGCGTGGCACCAAGTTCCACGCCGGTGTGAACGTAGGTATTGGTCGTGACCACACCCTGTTCGCCCTGACTGACGGCAAAGTTAAGTTCGAAGTTAAAGGTCCTAACAACCGCAAGTTCGTTAGCATCGAAGAATAA
- a CDS encoding sigma-54 interaction domain-containing protein — MPTHESFLPENRLLLDAVSEGIYGFDLDGHAVFINPAAERMTGWKANELLGKTIHNFHHHSHADGSHYPHEDCPIYQTLKDGKAREISNEVFWRKDGSSFPVHYSSTPVWQDGKLKGVVAIFRDISLQKQTEQSLRQALEQVQALSEQLASENSLLQAELEDKRGPSQITGSSDCIQNLQKQIRLVANTDSTVLIQGENGTGKELVARELHQLSSRRDKPMISVNCAAFSASLLESELFGHEKGAFTGASSRRKGRFELAHKGTLFLDEVAELSLEAQSKLLRVIQEQEFERVGGSERIKVDIRLIAATHHDLQKRVEQGLFRMDLFYRLNVFPLKVPPLRQRAGDIPELVQQLLKSLSQKLGKPLAGVDATSLKRLQQYSWPGNVRELQNLLEREAILTHQPILKMSSIPGSQAVPVAGKTLAEVEASHILSTLEDCDWRISGPNGVAAILGLPPSTLRSRMQKLGIRRP, encoded by the coding sequence ATGCCTACACATGAAAGCTTTTTACCGGAGAACCGCCTGCTGCTGGATGCTGTCAGCGAAGGTATCTATGGTTTTGATTTGGATGGTCATGCGGTGTTTATTAATCCTGCGGCCGAACGTATGACCGGCTGGAAGGCAAACGAACTGCTGGGTAAAACCATCCATAATTTTCATCACCACAGCCATGCCGATGGCAGCCACTATCCCCATGAAGATTGCCCCATCTATCAAACCCTGAAGGATGGCAAGGCGCGGGAGATCAGCAACGAGGTGTTCTGGCGCAAGGATGGCAGCAGCTTCCCGGTGCATTACAGCTCCACCCCTGTGTGGCAGGACGGCAAGCTCAAGGGTGTGGTCGCGATATTTCGCGATATCAGTCTGCAGAAACAAACCGAACAGTCGCTGCGCCAGGCGCTGGAGCAGGTGCAGGCGCTGTCGGAGCAGCTGGCCTCTGAAAACTCCCTGCTGCAGGCAGAGCTTGAAGACAAGCGCGGCCCGTCGCAAATCACCGGCAGCAGCGACTGTATTCAAAACCTGCAAAAGCAAATCCGCCTGGTGGCCAACACCGACAGCACAGTGCTGATACAGGGCGAAAATGGCACCGGCAAGGAGCTGGTCGCCCGGGAGCTTCATCAGCTCAGCAGCCGCCGTGATAAGCCGATGATCTCGGTTAACTGTGCCGCCTTCTCGGCATCCCTGTTGGAAAGCGAGCTCTTTGGCCACGAAAAGGGCGCCTTCACCGGTGCCAGCAGTCGCCGTAAAGGCCGCTTTGAACTGGCCCACAAGGGAACCCTGTTTTTGGATGAAGTGGCCGAGCTCAGTCTGGAGGCACAGTCCAAGCTGCTTCGGGTGATTCAGGAGCAGGAGTTTGAGCGTGTGGGTGGCAGCGAGCGCATCAAGGTAGATATCCGCCTGATAGCCGCCACCCACCACGACCTGCAAAAACGGGTCGAGCAGGGGCTGTTCAGGATGGATCTTTTTTACCGCCTGAACGTGTTTCCACTGAAGGTGCCTCCCCTTCGCCAGCGTGCAGGAGACATTCCCGAGCTGGTTCAGCAACTGCTGAAGAGCCTGTCACAGAAGCTCGGCAAGCCGCTGGCAGGGGTCGATGCCACCAGCCTAAAACGCTTGCAGCAATACAGTTGGCCGGGCAATGTGCGCGAACTGCAAAACCTGCTGGAGCGTGAAGCGATTCTCACCCACCAGCCTATTCTGAAAATGAGCTCCATCCCCGGCAGTCAGGCAGTACCTGTCGCGGGAAAAACCCTGGCCGAGGTGGAGGCAAGCCATATTCTCTCGACCCTGGAAGATTGCGACTGGCGCATCTCCGGCCCAAACGGGGTGGCGGCGATTCTTGGACTCCCGCCCAGCACCCTGAGATCCCGAATGCAAAAACTCGGGATCCGCCGACCTTAG
- the ccoG gene encoding cytochrome c oxidase accessory protein CcoG, which translates to MPSSEEPSAHKEPSAHTEPSASGEPSVPQKPSSKTAAKSGGKIQFRSQSGLFQRWRSATGAGLIALFFLLPFISWHGRQAIWFDLSNQQFYFFGTSLWPQDFTLLAWVFIAAAFGLFFVTLFWGRVWCGFLCPQTQWTFMFAWVEEKFEGSRNQRINLDKAPWSREKLTKRLGKHSSWLLMSLLTGCGFIAYFVPARELYPAIFSFSAGFWDTAWVWFFAICTYLNAGWMREQMCLHCCPYARFQSAMFDEFTKTVTYDAARGESRGPRKRKAATELGDCVDCNLCVEVCPTGIDIRNGLQYECINCGACVDACNQTMANFGYKPDLIAFTSEAGLKGKTPPLWQRKRFIGYGLALIAILATMGLDMASRSSIELNVLRDRQSLYRETTGGQIENTYLLKIRNKTQQPREYRLAVTGALPLALSKTEVSIAPGEQIELPLTLTAAAGAIKTSRSKLTFTVSELVSESETESGAGADEEAEAVSQDSVFFAP; encoded by the coding sequence ATCCCCTCCAGCGAAGAGCCTTCAGCGCACAAGGAGCCCTCAGCGCATACAGAACCCTCAGCGAGTGGAGAGCCATCGGTCCCCCAAAAGCCGTCATCAAAAACGGCAGCCAAAAGCGGCGGTAAAATCCAGTTTCGAAGCCAGTCCGGTCTGTTTCAGCGTTGGCGCAGCGCCACCGGAGCTGGCCTGATAGCACTGTTTTTTCTGCTGCCCTTTATCAGCTGGCATGGGCGCCAGGCCATTTGGTTTGATTTAAGCAATCAGCAGTTTTACTTCTTCGGCACCAGCCTGTGGCCCCAGGATTTTACCCTGCTGGCCTGGGTCTTTATTGCCGCAGCCTTTGGCCTATTTTTCGTGACCCTGTTTTGGGGCCGGGTCTGGTGCGGCTTTTTATGCCCGCAAACCCAGTGGACTTTTATGTTTGCCTGGGTAGAAGAAAAGTTTGAAGGCAGCCGCAATCAACGCATCAATCTCGACAAGGCGCCCTGGAGCCGGGAGAAACTCACCAAACGGCTCGGGAAACACAGCAGCTGGCTGCTGATGTCACTGCTGACCGGCTGCGGCTTTATCGCCTACTTCGTACCGGCGCGGGAGTTGTATCCTGCCATCTTCAGTTTCAGCGCAGGATTCTGGGACACCGCCTGGGTATGGTTTTTTGCCATCTGTACCTACCTCAACGCCGGATGGATGCGCGAGCAAATGTGCCTGCACTGCTGCCCCTATGCCCGCTTCCAATCTGCCATGTTCGATGAATTCACCAAAACCGTCACCTACGATGCGGCCCGTGGCGAAAGCCGTGGACCGCGCAAGCGTAAGGCCGCCACCGAGCTTGGCGACTGCGTGGACTGTAATTTGTGCGTGGAGGTGTGCCCCACCGGCATAGATATCCGCAACGGCTTGCAGTACGAGTGCATCAACTGCGGCGCCTGTGTCGATGCCTGTAACCAGACCATGGCCAACTTCGGCTATAAGCCCGACCTTATCGCCTTCACCAGTGAAGCGGGCCTCAAGGGGAAAACGCCGCCCCTTTGGCAGCGCAAACGCTTTATCGGCTATGGTCTGGCACTGATTGCCATTCTCGCCACCATGGGACTGGACATGGCAAGTCGCAGCAGTATCGAGCTCAACGTGCTGCGGGACCGCCAAAGCCTTTACCGTGAAACCACGGGCGGCCAGATTGAAAACACCTATCTGCTTAAAATCCGCAATAAAACCCAGCAACCCAGGGAGTATCGGCTGGCCGTCACAGGCGCCCTGCCGCTGGCGCTGTCGAAAACTGAGGTAAGCATTGCCCCCGGCGAGCAGATTGAACTGCCGCTGACACTCACTGCTGCAGCAGGAGCCATCAAAACCAGTCGCAGTAAGCTCACCTTCACGGTTTCTGAACTCGTCTCTGAATCAGAGACTGAGTCAGGGGCTGGGGCTGATGAGGAAGCAGAGGCAGTCAGTCAGGATTCGGTGTTCTTCGCCCCCTGA
- a CDS encoding DUF3718 domain-containing protein, with protein sequence MRVLPLALAAAIAASFLPSPAMANTDPLVASICDYVKANDKNRLRKKLKESRVKLRNIYSGISCDGASLLRTAMGAGANDVGEFVAKRLSATELSATEADGMTIVAWAEANGHGGSPITAAVKERLSGGGEESDD encoded by the coding sequence ATGCGTGTTTTGCCCCTGGCCCTTGCAGCTGCCATTGCTGCTTCTTTCCTCCCTTCACCCGCCATGGCAAATACAGATCCATTGGTGGCCAGTATTTGTGACTATGTGAAAGCGAACGACAAGAATCGTCTTCGTAAAAAACTCAAGGAAAGCCGTGTAAAACTGCGCAACATCTATTCGGGTATTAGCTGCGATGGTGCGAGCTTGCTGCGTACCGCCATGGGTGCCGGTGCCAATGATGTGGGTGAATTTGTTGCCAAGCGTCTGTCGGCCACTGAACTGAGCGCGACTGAGGCCGATGGCATGACCATAGTGGCCTGGGCCGAAGCCAATGGTCATGGCGGCAGCCCTATCACTGCTGCTGTCAAAGAGCGTCTGTCTGGCGGTGGCGAAGAGTCTGACGACTGA
- the folA gene encoding type 3 dihydrofolate reductase — protein sequence MRIAMIAAMANNRVIGKDNQMPWHLPEDLKHFKAMTLGKPVVMGRKTFESIGRPLPGRHNIVISRQSDYPHEGISLVSSFEEAVDLAGNCEELVVIGGGQLYQTLISQADKLYLTEIALDVEGDTHFPEWDDGSWETVESTEHVSDKGLRYRFITLVKKC from the coding sequence ATGCGTATCGCCATGATTGCCGCGATGGCCAACAACCGGGTGATAGGAAAAGATAATCAAATGCCCTGGCATTTGCCGGAAGATCTTAAGCATTTCAAGGCCATGACGCTGGGTAAACCCGTGGTGATGGGGCGGAAAACCTTCGAATCCATCGGACGTCCACTGCCCGGTCGACACAATATTGTGATTTCCCGTCAGAGTGACTACCCCCACGAAGGTATTAGCCTGGTGTCTTCATTTGAAGAAGCCGTTGATCTGGCCGGTAATTGCGAGGAGCTGGTTGTGATTGGTGGTGGTCAGCTCTACCAAACCCTGATTTCCCAGGCAGATAAGCTATATTTAACCGAGATAGCCTTGGATGTTGAGGGCGATACCCACTTCCCGGAATGGGATGATGGTAGCTGGGAAACGGTTGAATCCACTGAACATGTGTCAGACAAAGGCCTTCGATATCGCTTTATCACCTTGGTAAAAAAGTGTTAA
- a CDS encoding DUF3144 domain-containing protein encodes MSENANSLFELADKFIALANELTATEGDVGKVGTALRFAAARFNAFEAAIKSADLQNEKANALKWFSDDYQDMLNDNLDDHIANPPVATPDAEPAVDTAVQTFKL; translated from the coding sequence ATGTCAGAAAACGCCAACAGTCTGTTTGAACTCGCCGATAAGTTTATTGCGCTGGCCAACGAGCTCACCGCCACCGAAGGCGATGTGGGTAAAGTGGGCACAGCGCTGCGTTTTGCCGCAGCCCGCTTCAATGCCTTCGAAGCCGCCATCAAGTCGGCGGATCTGCAAAACGAAAAGGCCAACGCCCTCAAGTGGTTCAGCGATGATTACCAGGACATGCTGAACGATAACCTGGACGACCATATCGCCAACCCGCCGGTGGCAACACCCGATGCGGAGCCTGCCGTTGACACCGCGGTGCAGACATTCAAGCTCTGA
- a CDS encoding LysE family translocator — translation MSFSVWLALLAVCCLGAMSPGPSLAMVVRHTLGGGRGAGIACAWAHAIGIGVYALITLLGLALAMKEAPLVFNGIALIGALYLMWMGWGALNSKGGMQDKLAAGKASTLIEAARDGIAISLFNPKILLFFLALFSQFVMASSTLEGKAIIVLTPLVVDGLWYTIVALMLSHPRLLPKLREKAAIIDKLSGAILILLGLRVIWTLWQGL, via the coding sequence ATGAGTTTCAGTGTTTGGCTGGCGCTGCTGGCTGTGTGTTGTTTGGGGGCCATGTCGCCCGGGCCCAGCCTGGCCATGGTGGTGCGCCATACGCTGGGTGGCGGCAGGGGCGCGGGTATCGCCTGTGCCTGGGCCCATGCCATAGGTATTGGCGTGTATGCCCTTATCACCCTGCTTGGGCTCGCCCTTGCCATGAAAGAAGCGCCACTGGTGTTTAATGGCATTGCGCTGATAGGTGCCCTCTACCTGATGTGGATGGGTTGGGGGGCGCTCAACTCAAAAGGGGGCATGCAGGATAAGCTCGCCGCAGGCAAGGCATCCACGCTTATCGAAGCGGCCCGTGACGGTATTGCCATATCGCTGTTCAATCCCAAGATTTTGCTGTTTTTTCTGGCGCTCTTCAGCCAGTTTGTGATGGCGTCATCCACCCTCGAAGGTAAGGCAATTATCGTGCTGACGCCGCTGGTGGTGGATGGTCTCTGGTACACAATCGTGGCACTGATGCTGTCGCACCCAAGGCTTTTACCCAAACTTCGTGAGAAGGCGGCCATTATCGATAAGCTGTCCGGTGCCATCTTAATACTGCTCGGCCTAAGGGTAATCTGGACCCTGTGGCAAGGTCTGTGA
- a CDS encoding thioredoxin family protein, with product MILTLSTLMTLLLVAAVVALLIARSKGEAIPLAVVPVIGMMALMVGSATYFVHRASEQQDYRELLWQPLAADKIPMLVQGGYTVFVDLHSDWCMACQTNRVGVLHRPEVVSTLLSGKVVLMQANWSQEAERISPHYGKVAAPGSPFNKVYGPGMPRGQILPSELSPNDVITAIRSAKGS from the coding sequence ATGATCCTCACTCTCAGCACCCTGATGACCCTGCTCCTCGTTGCCGCCGTGGTGGCGCTGCTCATCGCCCGCAGCAAGGGTGAAGCTATCCCTCTGGCGGTTGTCCCCGTTATCGGGATGATGGCGCTGATGGTGGGTTCGGCCACCTACTTTGTGCACAGAGCCAGCGAGCAGCAGGACTATCGCGAGCTGTTATGGCAGCCTCTGGCTGCGGATAAAATTCCCATGCTGGTTCAGGGTGGCTATACGGTGTTTGTGGATTTGCATTCCGACTGGTGTATGGCCTGTCAGACCAACCGCGTTGGTGTGCTGCATCGCCCCGAGGTGGTCAGCACCCTGCTTTCTGGCAAGGTGGTGTTGATGCAGGCCAACTGGAGCCAGGAGGCCGAGCGCATCTCGCCCCATTACGGCAAGGTAGCTGCACCCGGTTCGCCCTTTAATAAGGTCTATGGCCCGGGAATGCCAAGGGGACAGATATTACCATCGGAACTGAGCCCGAATGATGTCATCACTGCCATCCGAAGCGCCAAAGGCAGCTGA
- a CDS encoding threonine/serine exporter family protein produces the protein MYADTQNDITRQVVRVAQLLLAYGAESDLVEEISQRLGRALGLASVELSISSNSLVLTSLVHGRCITTTRRIREHGINMRIVCELQRICLLAEKGLYGPNEVRKRVARITPKSYPAALVIPMIGLSCASFCHLFGGDWMSSIITFIAAAIGMSVRLSLARRHFNPLIIFSLTAFVTTAVAQLSYECPLTKTPELAMAASVLMLVPGFPMINAISDMVKGHMNVGISRWGHATLLTVASVIGITIAMQLGGKFL, from the coding sequence GTGTACGCAGATACCCAGAATGACATAACCCGGCAGGTGGTGCGCGTTGCGCAGCTCCTGCTGGCCTATGGCGCCGAGTCTGATTTGGTCGAAGAAATCAGTCAGCGCCTGGGCAGGGCCCTTGGACTGGCCAGTGTCGAATTGTCCATCTCATCCAATTCCCTCGTACTGACCAGCTTGGTACATGGCCGTTGTATCACCACCACCCGCCGTATTCGTGAGCATGGCATCAATATGCGGATTGTGTGCGAGTTGCAACGGATTTGCCTGCTAGCTGAGAAAGGCCTCTATGGCCCCAACGAAGTCAGAAAACGGGTGGCCCGCATCACCCCCAAGAGTTACCCCGCCGCGCTGGTGATCCCCATGATTGGCCTGTCCTGTGCCAGTTTTTGCCATCTGTTTGGCGGCGATTGGATGTCATCCATCATCACCTTTATCGCAGCGGCCATAGGCATGAGTGTGCGCTTGTCACTGGCGCGCAGGCACTTTAACCCACTGATCATTTTTTCACTGACCGCCTTTGTTACCACGGCGGTGGCACAGCTCAGTTATGAGTGCCCGCTGACCAAAACCCCTGAGCTTGCCATGGCGGCCAGCGTGCTGATGTTGGTGCCGGGGTTTCCGATGATCAATGCCATCTCTGACATGGTGAAGGGGCATATGAACGTCGGGATTTCCCGCTGGGGGCACGCGACCTTGTTAACAGTGGCCTCTGTTATTGGCATTACCATAGCGATGCAGTTGGGGGGCAAGTTTCTGTGA
- a CDS encoding threonine/serine exporter family protein — translation MNLALTLLNDAFFSAIPAVGFAMVFNVPKRFLPYCALAGALGHSFRTLILHFGLPIEWATFAAAALVGTVTIGFAKRHLAPPLLYAVAAIIPMIPGTYAFNTVIALVQLTAQSQVSPELTGAVISNGLKTVFILGALSVGLALPSLLYFRTRPII, via the coding sequence GTGAATTTAGCACTTACCTTGCTCAACGACGCCTTCTTCTCGGCCATACCCGCCGTGGGGTTTGCCATGGTATTTAACGTTCCAAAACGTTTTTTACCCTATTGCGCCCTCGCAGGTGCCCTGGGACACAGTTTCCGTACCCTTATCCTCCACTTCGGTTTACCCATTGAATGGGCAACCTTTGCTGCGGCGGCTCTGGTGGGCACTGTGACCATAGGATTTGCCAAACGTCACCTGGCGCCACCCTTGCTTTACGCGGTTGCCGCCATTATCCCCATGATCCCGGGAACCTATGCTTTTAACACCGTGATTGCGCTGGTACAGCTGACGGCGCAATCTCAGGTCAGCCCAGAGCTGACCGGCGCCGTGATAAGTAATGGACTGAAAACCGTCTTTATCCTTGGCGCCTTGTCGGTGGGCCTGGCCCTGCCGAGTCTGTTGTATTTTCGTACCCGCCCCATCATATAA
- the rplU gene encoding 50S ribosomal protein L21 — MYAVFQSGGKQHRVAEGHTVRLEKIEVATGETIEFDQVLLVADGENVKVGAPLVAGGKVVATVVAHGRGEKVTIQKFRRRKHHEKKMGHRQWFTEVKITAINA, encoded by the coding sequence ATGTACGCTGTTTTTCAAAGTGGTGGCAAGCAACACCGTGTTGCTGAAGGCCATACTGTACGTTTGGAAAAAATCGAAGTTGCTACTGGTGAAACCATCGAGTTCGATCAGGTTCTGTTGGTTGCTGATGGTGAAAACGTGAAAGTGGGTGCTCCACTGGTTGCTGGCGGCAAAGTAGTTGCTACTGTTGTTGCTCACGGCCGCGGCGAAAAGGTAACTATCCAGAAGTTCCGTCGTCGTAAGCACCACGAGAAGAAGATGGGCCACCGTCAGTGGTTCACTGAAGTTAAAATCACTGCTATCAACGCTTAA
- the cgtA gene encoding Obg family GTPase CgtA produces the protein MKFVDEAVIKVQAGDGGSGCVSFRREKYIPDGGPDGGDGGDGGSVYLVADASLNTLIDYRFERFYLAERGENGRGRDCTGKGGSDLTLRVPVGTRAVDIDTDEVLGDLTEVGQKLLVAKGGFHGLGNTRFKSSVNRAPRQKTLGTKGEVRELRLELLLLADVGLLGMPNAGKSTFIRAVSRATPKVADYPFTTLVPNLGVVNPRPGQSFVIADIPGLIEGAAEGAGLGIRFLKHLERCRVLLHILDIEPIDGSSPAESARAIVAELEKYSPELAAKPRWLVFNKTDLLLEEELQERVDAIVAELGWEGDVYTMSAATREGTKELAEKLFDFIKSLPDEAAAADPDKEVEFKWDNYHKAQLDDLNPDFDDSDDDDDFDDDDYDVEVIYQR, from the coding sequence ATGAAGTTCGTCGACGAGGCGGTCATTAAGGTTCAGGCCGGTGACGGTGGCAGCGGTTGCGTAAGCTTTCGCCGTGAAAAATACATTCCAGACGGTGGTCCCGATGGGGGCGACGGTGGTGATGGCGGCAGTGTGTATCTGGTGGCCGATGCCAGCCTCAACACCCTGATTGATTACCGCTTTGAGCGTTTTTATCTGGCAGAGCGCGGCGAAAATGGCCGTGGTCGTGACTGTACCGGTAAAGGCGGCAGCGATCTGACCCTGCGTGTTCCTGTGGGTACCCGTGCAGTGGACATTGACACCGATGAAGTGCTGGGTGATTTGACCGAAGTAGGTCAAAAGCTGCTGGTGGCCAAGGGTGGATTCCACGGTTTGGGCAATACCCGTTTTAAAAGCAGCGTAAACCGTGCTCCACGCCAAAAGACCCTGGGTACCAAGGGTGAGGTTCGTGAGCTGCGCCTTGAGCTGCTGCTGCTGGCTGATGTGGGCCTGCTGGGGATGCCAAACGCCGGTAAATCGACCTTTATCCGTGCGGTTTCCCGCGCGACGCCAAAGGTTGCCGATTATCCCTTTACCACCCTGGTGCCAAACCTCGGCGTGGTGAACCCGCGTCCCGGTCAGAGCTTTGTGATTGCGGACATTCCTGGTTTGATTGAAGGCGCCGCCGAAGGTGCCGGTCTGGGTATTCGCTTCCTGAAGCACCTGGAGCGTTGCCGCGTGCTGCTGCACATTCTGGATATTGAGCCCATTGATGGTTCAAGCCCGGCTGAAAGTGCCCGCGCCATTGTGGCTGAGCTTGAAAAGTATTCACCTGAGCTGGCTGCCAAGCCTCGCTGGTTGGTATTCAACAAAACCGACCTGCTGCTGGAAGAAGAGCTGCAGGAGCGTGTTGACGCCATTGTGGCTGAGCTTGGCTGGGAAGGCGATGTGTACACCATGTCTGCCGCAACCCGCGAAGGTACCAAAGAGCTGGCTGAAAAGCTGTTCGACTTCATCAAGAGTCTGCCAGATGAGGCTGCTGCCGCCGATCCTGACAAGGAAGTGGAGTTCAAGTGGGACAATTACCACAAGGCTCAGCTTGACGATCTGAACCCGGATTTCGATGATTCGGATGATGACGATGATTTCGATGATGACGACTACGACGTGGAAGTCATTTACCAGAGATAA